A window of Oscillospiraceae bacterium contains these coding sequences:
- a CDS encoding Lrp/AsnC family transcriptional regulator has protein sequence MTEILRLLAKDCALTHTQIAAMLGVTAEAVTAAVRDYEEKGVILGYKAVVDWEKVGIETVTALIDVKTTPQRGEGFDRVAERIYQYDEVESLYLMSGGYDLSVLITGRTMKEVALFVAEKLAPLEAVTGTATHFLLRKYKEQGAVFADREEQQERMRLL, from the coding sequence GTGACAGAAATACTCAGGCTGCTTGCCAAGGACTGCGCGCTTACCCATACGCAAATTGCCGCCATGCTCGGCGTCACGGCCGAGGCGGTGACGGCGGCGGTGCGCGATTACGAGGAGAAAGGCGTGATCTTGGGCTACAAAGCCGTCGTCGACTGGGAGAAGGTCGGGATCGAAACCGTGACGGCGCTCATCGATGTGAAAACCACCCCCCAGCGCGGCGAGGGTTTCGACCGCGTGGCGGAGCGGATCTACCAATATGACGAGGTGGAGAGCCTCTATCTCATGTCGGGCGGGTACGATTTGTCCGTGCTGATTACGGGCCGCACAATGAAAGAGGTGGCGCTTTTTGTGGCGGAAAAGCTGGCGCCGCTGGAGGCGGTCACGGGCACGGCCACGCATTTTCTGCTGAGAAAATATAAGGAGCAGGGTGCCGTGTTCGCGGACCGCGAAGAACAACAGGAGAGGATGAGGCTGCTGTGA
- a CDS encoding V-type ATPase subunit: protein MLGQLIDYSAVATKVRAMYSRRLMPEDYLKIASFKRVSEVVAYLRNHPGWRGALSGSQEETRRSPLEAALRHYLLEESLSILHYISREDRFLSNNRVLLTEMEQIMLFLRYARAGRADEYHFDAPPFFDRHSRIHYSMLSKAATYEDMLAAVRETNFYTPLARLPLTEEGFPNYTTVETVMRSHYYRALLDMIGARYHGKTLAVLNESVGVEVDMINIMTLMRVRRYFSHQLGDVLSMLIPAHYKLTPAFIREMYTAATEEDAWGLLCASPYGKFFSSHVYTHIEEYYYQFLYEFNRRALSGASPSVYTPLAYLSLRQVELKNLINVIECVRYGLQLSQAPSVLFGVS, encoded by the coding sequence ATGTTAGGGCAGCTCATCGACTACAGCGCGGTGGCTACAAAGGTACGCGCCATGTACAGCCGGCGCCTGATGCCGGAGGATTATCTCAAGATCGCTTCCTTCAAACGGGTGTCGGAGGTTGTGGCCTACCTGCGAAACCACCCCGGCTGGCGCGGCGCGCTGTCCGGCAGCCAAGAGGAGACCCGTCGCAGTCCCCTCGAAGCCGCTCTGCGGCATTATCTGCTGGAGGAGTCCCTCAGTATCCTGCACTATATCAGCCGGGAGGACCGCTTCCTCAGCAACAACCGTGTGCTGCTCACCGAGATGGAACAGATCATGCTGTTTCTTCGCTATGCGCGTGCCGGGCGGGCCGACGAGTATCACTTCGACGCGCCGCCCTTCTTCGACCGCCACAGCCGCATCCATTACAGCATGCTCTCAAAGGCAGCCACCTATGAAGACATGCTGGCGGCCGTGCGGGAGACGAACTTCTACACGCCGCTGGCCCGCCTGCCGCTCACCGAGGAGGGGTTCCCCAACTACACCACGGTCGAGACAGTCATGCGCAGCCACTACTACCGCGCGCTCCTCGACATGATCGGCGCGCGGTACCACGGCAAGACGCTGGCGGTGCTGAATGAGTCGGTGGGCGTCGAGGTGGACATGATCAACATCATGACCCTCATGCGCGTGCGTCGGTACTTCTCTCACCAGCTCGGGGACGTGCTGTCCATGCTGATCCCGGCGCATTACAAACTCACGCCCGCCTTCATTCGGGAGATGTATACGGCCGCCACGGAGGAGGATGCGTGGGGACTTTTGTGTGCCTCGCCATACGGCAAATTCTTTTCCTCTCACGTCTACACGCATATAGAGGAATATTATTATCAGTTCCTCTATGAATTCAATCGCCGCGCCCTGAGCGGCGCTTCGCCCTCCGTGTACACGCCGCTCGCCTATCTCAGCCTGCGGCAGGTAGAACTCAAAAACCTGATCAATGTCATCGAATGCGTGCGGTACGGCCTACAGCTCTCACAGGCCCCCTCCGTGTTGTTCGGTGTGTCCTGA
- a CDS encoding ATPase V: MAVVPMKLVTIAGPLSEFDSVVYSCIINQQFHPESTTNVIKNIKFLYPFEQQNPYADLLRQAESLADRMAIELAYRPFESMNFSPDKSFVFLKDLEARYQTLIDERAALTQRITDNERIRMQLQHITDVNVPLQDFFTVTYVKFRFGRMPRETYNNFIAHLMERNDLFFFLTSLERDWVYGMYMTTRANAEKADSLMGSLQFQRIRISSRVQGTGEEAFREVTIDTERAEYRLEEIKSELRILADTEKENFLRCYSYARFMNDSFNIRRYAAHTEESFYLLGWVPEPDYAAFNAQFEKQRSLTVVVVADDPDAVVEYTPPIKLKNPRIFRPFEPYLAMYGLPSYNEIDPTPLMAVLYTLLFGIMFGDAGQGALLVVAGLLMKFVKKMWLGPIVCYAGVSSIFFGLFVYGSVFGFEHWLPGFKILESAENNRLGLQMAIYLGVALLTVSFITNIVNGIRQKSPLKILLGPNALAGLILYLAIQAIVLPILGFAENLFPTGLLVGLAALPLVLIFLREPLAHLIKHRSLWKPPGVVDYVLENVFELIEILLSYVTNTISFLRVGAYAISHASMMSVVFMLAGAHDGQGGNLVVILLGNLVVMGIEGLLVGIQVLRLHFYEIFSRFYAAEGRPYSPIIIDYHAHHS, from the coding sequence GTGGCTGTTGTCCCGATGAAACTTGTGACCATCGCCGGACCGCTGAGTGAATTTGACTCGGTGGTGTATTCGTGCATTATTAATCAACAATTTCACCCGGAATCCACGACCAATGTGATCAAAAATATCAAGTTTTTGTATCCCTTCGAACAGCAGAACCCCTATGCCGACCTGCTGCGGCAAGCAGAGTCTCTGGCGGACCGAATGGCGATCGAGCTCGCCTACCGTCCGTTTGAAAGCATGAATTTCAGCCCGGACAAATCCTTCGTGTTCCTCAAAGACTTAGAGGCGCGCTACCAGACGCTGATCGACGAGCGTGCCGCCCTTACGCAGCGGATCACCGACAACGAGCGCATTCGCATGCAGCTCCAGCATATCACAGACGTAAACGTTCCCTTACAGGACTTTTTCACCGTGACCTACGTCAAATTCCGTTTCGGCCGGATGCCGCGCGAGACTTACAACAATTTCATCGCCCATCTGATGGAGCGCAACGACCTGTTCTTCTTCCTCACGAGCCTCGAACGGGACTGGGTGTACGGCATGTACATGACCACGCGCGCCAATGCGGAAAAAGCGGACTCCTTGATGGGCTCCCTCCAATTTCAGCGCATCCGCATCTCCAGCCGCGTCCAAGGCACCGGCGAGGAAGCCTTCCGGGAGGTCACGATCGACACCGAGCGGGCGGAGTACCGTCTGGAGGAGATCAAAAGCGAGCTGCGGATTTTGGCGGATACGGAGAAGGAAAATTTCCTGCGCTGTTATTCTTACGCGCGCTTTATGAACGACAGCTTCAACATCCGCCGTTACGCCGCCCACACAGAGGAGAGTTTTTACCTCCTCGGCTGGGTACCGGAGCCGGATTACGCGGCCTTCAACGCGCAGTTTGAAAAGCAGCGTTCGCTCACCGTCGTTGTCGTGGCGGACGACCCCGACGCGGTGGTCGAGTACACCCCGCCCATCAAACTCAAAAACCCACGCATCTTCCGGCCGTTTGAGCCGTACCTCGCGATGTACGGTCTGCCATCCTACAACGAGATCGACCCGACGCCCCTAATGGCCGTCCTCTACACACTGCTGTTTGGCATCATGTTCGGCGACGCGGGCCAGGGCGCGCTGCTGGTCGTCGCGGGGCTCCTCATGAAATTTGTCAAAAAGATGTGGCTCGGGCCCATCGTCTGCTATGCAGGGGTCTCGTCTATCTTCTTCGGCCTCTTCGTCTACGGGAGTGTGTTCGGGTTCGAACACTGGCTGCCCGGCTTTAAAATTCTGGAGTCCGCCGAAAACAACCGGCTGGGGCTGCAAATGGCCATCTATCTGGGCGTCGCCTTGTTGACCGTCTCGTTCATCACGAACATTGTAAATGGCATCCGACAAAAAAGTCCGCTCAAGATTCTGCTCGGGCCGAACGCGCTGGCCGGGCTCATCCTCTATCTCGCCATCCAGGCGATCGTCCTGCCCATCTTGGGCTTTGCGGAAAACCTCTTCCCCACGGGGCTGCTCGTCGGACTCGCCGCGCTTCCGCTCGTCCTCATTTTCCTGCGGGAACCGCTTGCGCACCTCATCAAACATCGGTCGCTCTGGAAACCGCCGGGCGTCGTCGACTATGTGCTGGAGAACGTGTTTGAGCTCATCGAGATCCTGCTCTCCTATGTCACAAACACCATCTCCTTCCTGCGCGTAGGCGCATACGCCATCAGCCACGCCTCGATGATGTCGGTCGTCTTTATGCTGGCCGGCGCCCACGACGGACAGGGCGGCAACCTCGTCGTCATCCTGCTGGGCAACCTCGTCGTCATGGGCATCGAAGGGCTCCTCGTCGGTATTCAAGTGTTGCGTCTCCACTTTTACGAGATCTTCAGCCGCTTCTACGCCGCCGAGGGCCGTCCGTACAGCCCGATCATCATCGATTATCACGCCCACCACAGCTGA
- a CDS encoding ATP synthase subunit C, giving the protein MFPMQIVSVSVLVAMIAVSLYLIYRRKAAGKPVKHALVTHIVSFFAMSVLFAASGIAGQTLAAAVPGAAETAARALDSQAGLGMIAAALAVGVSGVGSGIAVAASGAAALGAISENDKTFGKALIFVALAEGIALYGLIIAFSILNKF; this is encoded by the coding sequence ATGTTTCCAATGCAAATTGTGTCTGTGTCGGTCCTGGTCGCAATGATTGCGGTGTCCCTGTATCTCATCTACCGCCGCAAAGCGGCCGGCAAGCCGGTAAAACACGCTCTTGTGACGCACATCGTCTCCTTCTTTGCTATGAGCGTGCTCTTCGCGGCCTCCGGCATCGCAGGGCAGACGCTGGCCGCGGCCGTACCGGGCGCAGCGGAAACCGCCGCGCGGGCGCTGGACTCGCAGGCCGGCCTTGGCATGATCGCCGCGGCGCTGGCCGTGGGCGTCTCCGGCGTCGGCAGCGGCATCGCCGTGGCGGCCTCCGGCGCGGCGGCGCTCGGCGCTATCTCGGAAAACGACAAGACATTCGGCAAGGCGCTCATCTTCGTCGCCTTGGCGGAAGGCATCGCGCTGTATGGTCTGATCATCGCCTTCTCGATCCTGAACAAGTTCTGA
- a CDS encoding V-type ATP synthase subunit F: MRFFVIADNSDTLTGFRLAGIDGTRASSTEEIKEAVSKVIANPDIGVLLITEKLAREIPDLIYDLKLKLTNTLVVEIPDRHGTGRSADSITRYIREAIGIRV; this comes from the coding sequence ATGCGTTTCTTTGTGATAGCAGACAATTCCGACACCCTGACCGGGTTCCGTCTGGCCGGCATCGATGGGACACGCGCCTCCTCCACGGAGGAAATCAAAGAGGCCGTATCCAAAGTCATCGCAAATCCGGACATCGGCGTTTTGCTGATCACCGAAAAGCTGGCCCGCGAGATCCCGGACCTCATCTACGACCTCAAGCTCAAACTGACGAACACCCTGGTGGTGGAGATCCCGGACCGGCACGGCACCGGCCGCTCGGCCGATTCCATCACGCGCTACATCCGCGAGGCCATCGGCATTCGGGTCTGA
- a CDS encoding V-type ATP synthase subunit A has translation MPYTVYGVNGPVVTVRGGREYNMMDTVYVGHERLVGEVVGLRGKDIIVQVYEDTTGLAPGHPVESTGMPMSIQLGPGLVGNIFDGIARPLRAIESRTGFFMGRGINVPSLDADKKWEIEIKVAAGDTVSGGQVFAECQETGIIRHRAMVPPDVSGVIKTVKPSGAYTVMDVIAEIETESGARVPLTLSQQWPIRRPRPVSQRHAIDRPLITGQRIIDTLFPIAKGGCAAIPGPFGAGKTITQHQLAKWSDADIIVYLGCGERGNEMTQVLEEFSELTDPKSGRPLMERTVLIANTSNMPVAAREASIYTGMTVAEYFRDMGYHVAIMADSTSRWAEALREIAGRLEEMPAEEGFPAYLPSRLAEFYERAGYMVTLDGGEGSVTVIGAVSPQGGDFSEPVTQNTKRFIRCFWALDRQLAYARHFPAINWITSYSEYTSELTAWYEERLGRKFAEQRTRVSRLLQEESQLNEIVKLIGSDILPEDQKLVIEVARVVRLGFLQQNAYHDTDTYVPIEKQMGMLGVMLELFDEARTLIERNIPLSQLAATGIFERLIRMKYDMPNDNLDMLNDYVADIRACVSRVFIDNNIDPGGES, from the coding sequence ATGCCCTATACGGTTTACGGCGTCAACGGCCCGGTGGTCACCGTGCGCGGCGGACGCGAATACAACATGATGGATACCGTATACGTCGGACATGAGCGCCTGGTAGGCGAAGTGGTCGGCCTGCGCGGGAAGGACATCATTGTCCAGGTATATGAAGACACCACCGGCCTCGCGCCGGGGCATCCCGTCGAGTCGACCGGCATGCCGATGTCGATCCAACTCGGTCCGGGCCTGGTCGGCAACATCTTCGACGGCATCGCCCGGCCTCTGCGCGCCATTGAGTCCCGCACCGGCTTCTTCATGGGCCGCGGCATCAACGTGCCGTCGCTGGACGCCGACAAGAAGTGGGAGATCGAGATCAAGGTGGCCGCCGGCGACACGGTCTCGGGCGGCCAGGTGTTCGCCGAATGTCAGGAGACGGGTATCATCCGCCACCGTGCGATGGTACCGCCCGACGTATCCGGCGTCATCAAAACCGTGAAGCCCTCGGGCGCATATACGGTGATGGACGTCATCGCCGAGATCGAGACCGAGTCCGGCGCGCGCGTGCCGCTGACGCTGTCGCAGCAATGGCCCATCCGCCGGCCGCGGCCGGTGTCGCAGCGTCACGCCATCGACCGGCCGCTCATCACGGGCCAGCGCATCATCGACACCCTTTTCCCCATCGCCAAGGGCGGCTGCGCCGCCATCCCGGGACCGTTCGGCGCCGGCAAAACCATCACACAGCACCAGCTCGCCAAGTGGTCGGACGCCGACATCATCGTCTATCTGGGTTGCGGCGAACGCGGCAACGAGATGACACAGGTGCTGGAGGAGTTTTCTGAGCTGACGGACCCGAAGTCGGGACGTCCGCTGATGGAGCGCACCGTGCTGATCGCAAACACTTCCAACATGCCGGTGGCCGCCCGCGAGGCGTCGATCTACACCGGCATGACGGTGGCCGAATATTTTCGCGACATGGGCTACCATGTCGCCATCATGGCCGACTCGACGTCCCGCTGGGCGGAGGCGCTGCGCGAGATCGCCGGCCGCTTGGAGGAGATGCCCGCCGAGGAAGGCTTCCCCGCCTACCTGCCCTCCCGTCTCGCCGAGTTCTACGAACGCGCCGGGTACATGGTGACACTGGACGGCGGAGAGGGGTCCGTCACGGTCATCGGGGCCGTCAGTCCGCAGGGCGGCGACTTCTCCGAGCCGGTCACCCAGAACACAAAACGCTTCATCCGCTGTTTCTGGGCACTCGACCGACAGCTCGCTTACGCGCGCCACTTTCCCGCCATCAACTGGATCACCTCTTATTCAGAATATACATCAGAGCTCACAGCCTGGTACGAGGAGCGCCTGGGCCGCAAATTCGCCGAGCAGCGCACGCGGGTGTCGCGGCTCTTGCAGGAGGAGTCCCAGCTAAACGAAATCGTCAAATTGATAGGCTCCGACATCCTGCCGGAGGACCAGAAGCTCGTCATCGAGGTCGCGCGCGTCGTGCGTCTCGGCTTCTTGCAGCAAAACGCCTACCACGACACGGACACTTACGTGCCCATCGAAAAACAGATGGGGATGCTCGGCGTCATGCTGGAACTCTTTGACGAGGCGCGCACCCTCATCGAACGCAACATCCCGCTCTCTCAACTCGCGGCCACCGGCATCTTCGAGCGGCTCATCCGCATGAAGTACGACATGCCGAACGACAACCTCGACATGTTAAACGATTATGTGGCCGATATCCGCGCCTGCGTGTCCCGCGTGTTCATCGACAACAACATTGACCCGGGCGGCGAATCTTAA
- a CDS encoding V-type ATP synthase subunit B, which yields MRMEYIGLSEIAGPLIILEGVRDASYEEMVEITLTNGENRTGRVIMIKGDRVVVQVFEGTRGLSLENARTRFMGHPMELALSKDMLGRIFDGGGRPIDGLGALFPDERRDINGSAINPVSRLYPRACIQTGISAIDGMSTLIRGQKLPIFTGAGLPHNELAAQMVRQARVTSETGDNVEFAIVFAAMGIKNDTADFFKRDFEESGALQRVVMFMNLASDPIIERILTPRCALTAAEYLAFVHGYHVLVIMTDIASYCEALREFSSSKGEIPSRKGYPSYLYSDLASLYERAGMIQGQGGSVTQVPVLSMPNDDITHPIPDLTGYITEGQIVLDRSLDQGGMFPPIAVLPSLSRLMKDGIGKGYTREDHPALSNQLFSSYARVQEARALASVIGEDELSEIDKKYMAFGRMFEDRFIRQGMAENRSMEQSLDIGWEVLSVLPKEELDRVDTVLLSKYFKEDAALALRGGI from the coding sequence ATGCGCATGGAATACATCGGGCTCTCGGAAATTGCCGGCCCGCTGATCATCTTGGAGGGCGTACGGGACGCCTCTTATGAGGAAATGGTGGAGATCACCCTGACAAACGGTGAGAACCGGACGGGGCGCGTCATCATGATCAAGGGCGACCGCGTGGTCGTGCAGGTCTTTGAGGGCACGCGCGGACTGTCTCTGGAAAACGCCCGCACCCGTTTCATGGGCCACCCGATGGAACTGGCCCTCTCGAAAGACATGCTGGGCCGCATCTTCGACGGCGGCGGCCGTCCGATCGACGGTCTGGGCGCACTCTTCCCCGATGAGCGCCGCGACATCAACGGCTCTGCGATCAATCCCGTGTCCCGCCTCTACCCGCGCGCCTGCATCCAGACGGGCATCTCGGCCATCGACGGCATGTCCACGCTGATCCGCGGGCAAAAGCTGCCCATCTTCACGGGCGCCGGACTGCCCCACAACGAGCTGGCCGCCCAGATGGTGCGCCAGGCGCGCGTCACCAGTGAGACCGGGGACAATGTGGAATTCGCCATCGTCTTTGCCGCTATGGGCATCAAAAACGACACGGCCGACTTCTTCAAGCGCGACTTTGAGGAGTCGGGTGCGCTGCAGCGCGTGGTTATGTTCATGAACCTGGCCTCCGACCCCATCATCGAGCGCATCCTCACGCCGCGCTGCGCGCTGACCGCCGCAGAATACCTGGCCTTTGTCCACGGCTACCATGTGCTGGTCATCATGACCGACATCGCCTCCTACTGCGAGGCGCTGCGCGAATTTTCCTCGTCCAAGGGCGAGATCCCGAGCCGCAAGGGCTACCCGAGCTACCTCTACTCAGACCTCGCATCCCTGTATGAGCGGGCCGGCATGATCCAGGGGCAAGGCGGCTCCGTGACGCAGGTGCCGGTGCTCTCGATGCCAAACGACGACATCACGCACCCCATCCCCGATCTCACGGGGTACATCACCGAGGGGCAGATCGTGCTCGACCGCTCGCTGGACCAGGGGGGGATGTTCCCGCCCATCGCCGTATTGCCCTCGCTCTCCCGCCTGATGAAGGACGGCATCGGCAAGGGCTACACCCGGGAGGACCATCCGGCGCTCTCGAACCAACTCTTCTCCTCTTATGCGCGCGTCCAGGAGGCGCGGGCACTGGCCTCTGTCATCGGGGAGGACGAGCTCTCCGAGATCGACAAAAAATACATGGCGTTCGGGCGAATGTTTGAAGACCGTTTCATCCGGCAGGGCATGGCGGAAAACCGTTCGATGGAACAGTCGCTGGACATCGGCTGGGAGGTCCTCTCGGTGCTCCCGAAGGAGGAGCTTGACCGCGTGGACACCGTGCTGCTCTCCAAATACTTCAAAGAGGACGCCGCTCTCGCCCTGCGCGGCGGGATTTGA
- a CDS encoding V-type ATP synthase subunit D has product MPNVIPTKGNLMAIKRSLSLARLGFDLMDRKRNILIREMMSLIDRATEIQGRIDSVFRDAYASLQQANITLGNCADIAQCVSLDESLQIHHRSVMGVEIPRVSMEEKSFSNPYGFAFTNSMLDNATLQFIRVKQLICELAEVETSIYRLAFAIKKTQKRANALNNIIIPGFTADVAAITDALEEKDREEFVRLKVIKAQSG; this is encoded by the coding sequence ATGCCGAATGTGATACCGACCAAAGGCAACCTAATGGCCATCAAGCGCTCCCTCTCGCTGGCGCGGCTCGGTTTCGATCTCATGGATCGGAAGCGGAACATCCTCATCCGGGAGATGATGAGCCTCATCGACCGCGCGACCGAGATCCAAGGCCGGATCGACAGCGTGTTCAGAGACGCGTACGCCTCCCTGCAGCAGGCCAACATCACGCTGGGCAACTGTGCGGATATCGCCCAGTGCGTCTCCCTCGACGAGTCGCTGCAGATCCACCACCGTTCCGTCATGGGCGTGGAGATTCCACGCGTGTCGATGGAGGAAAAATCTTTCTCAAACCCCTACGGTTTTGCCTTTACAAATTCCATGCTCGACAACGCGACGCTCCAGTTCATCCGGGTCAAACAGCTCATCTGCGAGCTCGCCGAGGTGGAGACTTCGATCTACCGGCTGGCGTTCGCTATCAAGAAGACACAAAAACGCGCCAACGCGCTGAACAATATCATCATTCCGGGCTTTACGGCGGATGTGGCCGCCATCACCGACGCGCTGGAGGAAAAGGACCGGGAGGAATTCGTACGGCTGAAGGTCATTAAGGCACAGTCGGGCTGA